Genomic DNA from Nicotiana tabacum cultivar K326 chromosome 21, ASM71507v2, whole genome shotgun sequence:
AGCTCCTCCAGTTAAGAAATCTTTTAGGTTTCTTAATTTCTGGGTGAAACATGATACTTTTAAGGATGTCATTAGGGAGAATTGGCATGCTGATTTCAGTGCTAATCCTTTTATACTCTTAAATTTCAAATTAAAGAAGTTGAAGAAGGCATTGTCTACATGGAGTAAAGAAACTTATGGAGATATATTTCAAAAGATTGTGAGCTTGGAGGAAGTTGTTATGGTGCATGAAAGGCAGTTCGAAGCAAATCCTACACAGCTGAATAGGGAAAGGCTACAAAAAGTTCAAGCTGAACTGATTAGATACCTTGCACTGGAAGAGGAATTCTGGAGACAAAAGTCAGGTATGACATGGTTTAAGGATGCTGATAGGAAGATAAAGTTCTTTCATGCTCAAGTTAATGGTCTAAGAAAAGGATTGCATCTCAAGAGGATACAAAGCAGACTTGGCAACTGGATTGTGGaggaagatcaaattgcagaagAAGCTGTCAATTTTATTAAGGACCAATTATATGACACTGTGGCTCCTAATACTTTTGGCATCATTGATCACATACCTATTTTAGTAGACATGGAGCAGAATGCAAAACTAATCAGTCAACCTACAAGAGAAGAGGTTAAACAGGCAGTTTTTGGCTTAAATGGGGAGAGTGCAGGAGGTCCAGATGGATTCACAGGTGCCTTTTATCATTCATGCTGGGATATCATTGGAGAGGACATTATGCAATGGTTTTGGCATTCTTCAGTGGAAAACAACTACTAAAATGTGTGACACACACAAATCTAGTGCTCTTACCAAAGAAGGAGGTAACTACATTTTCGGATATGAGGCCTAGAAGCCTTAGTAACTTCATCAACAAAATCTGTTCTAGGGTGATTCATGAGAGATTGGGGGGATGATTTCTAATCTAATTTTAGAAGAACAAGCAGGTTTTGTGAAAGGGAGCATTATTGTTGAAAATGTAATCTTAACTCAAGAAATCATCACTGATATTAGATTAAGGACAAGGGCTGGACCTAATGTGGTGATTAAGCATGATATGACAAAAGCTTACGATAGGCTATCATGGTTATTTCTGACTAAGGTGCTAAGGAAAATGGAATTTTGTGAAAGATTCATTGGTTTGGTCTTTGATATTGTAGGAAACAATTGGTATTCAGTGCTCGTTAATGGACAATCACATATATTTTTCAAATCTTCAAAGGGCGTCAAGCAAGGAGATTCACTCTCACCCACACTGTTTATCATAGCTGTTGAGGCACTCTCAAGAGGTCTGAATGCTCTACACTTGAACCCATATTTTTGTGCCTTTGGTTTGCCTAAATGGTGTCCAAAAAATAATGATTTAGCCTATGCATACAAAACTATCATATTCTACATCTTTACAGTTGGTGATAGAAGTCTTATATGCATATGAGACTGCATCGTGACAGTTGATGAACAAAGGTAAATCTGCTATCTATATGCACCATTTGACTAGCTTGGATGTGGTTATAAAAGTGGAGAGGATCACTAGTATAGCCAGGCAGGAATTCCCATTCACATACCTTGGATGTCCCATATTTTATTCAAGGAGAACGATGGATTATTATCAAGGCCTCGTCACTAAGGTGCTCGATAAGTTGCAGTCATGGAAAGGTAAATTACTCTCTATAGGAGGTAGGTCAGTCTTGGTATCTCATGCACTTCAGAGTATGCCAATTCATCTACTTTCTGCTGTGAATCCTCCTATTTATGTTATTAACAAGCTTCATAAGATATTTGCTCAATTCGTTTGGAGTAGTTCTGTGGGAGGTAACAGTAGACATTGGGCATCATGGAATACCTTATGTATGCCATGTGAGGAAGGTGGAATAGGTTTTAGATCATTGCATGATGTGTCTAAAGCACTATTCTGCAAATAGTGGTGGAATTTTCGAACAAAGCCAAGCCTTTAGAGCTCATTTATGAGTCAGAAGTACTGCAAAAAGCTCAATGCAGTTATAGTCCCATGGAGAAAAGGATCAAATTTGTAGAAGAAAATATTCGAATGTAGGGACATAATTGAGCATCAAATTACTTGGCATCGAAAAATGGGATCTTCACTTTTTTGGTTTGACAACTAGATGGGTTTAGGAGCCTTGTATTTCCTTGTCTCTCCAGAATTTGGGGTTGATGAATCCACTCATAATGTATATGAAGTGGTggacgatggtgcttggaatgttgACAGATCATTGGATATTCTCCCTGAGGAATTTGCACTGCATATTATGGAGAAAATAAGACCTACAGTTATGGATAATGTCCTTGACACTCTCTACTGGATGCATGAAACTCGTGGCCATTTTAGTGTAAAATTTGCATGGGAATACTTACGAAGGAGAGATGATCCTAGGATAGTTTACAAGATGATATGGGTGAAAGAGTTACCATTTAGAATATCATTCTTCATGTGGAAGGTATGGAAAGCTAAACTGCCTTTGGATGATTTCATGCGAATGCTGGGATATTTCATGCCATCGAGGTGCTGGTGCTGTTCTGAACCTAAGGAGGAAACACTAGTGCATTTGTTCTTCTCATCAACTGCTGCTACCAGAGTTTGGAAATATTTCCTACCGAGGGTAGGAATATCAATGGAGGGGCTGTCAATGCATCAGGCAATTACCAAATGTTGGACTGCCCAGGTACTTCCTAGAATTAAACCAGTTATACAAGCTTTACCTTCTTGTATTGTGTGGGAACTGTGGAAAAGAAGGAACAACTTCAAGTATGGTGAGGCAGTGTCTATTAGTAGAGTGATCTATCAGGTGTCTATAACACTACAAGCTCTAGTTCAAGTTAGAAAGCCAGGCATACAAGTGCCTCACAAATGGCATGATCTGTTAGCCATGTTGGAGAATTACACTACAAGACTAAAGGTTGAGAAAGTTATCTGGGAATTGCCAATGGAGGGGTGGATTAAAATCAATACTGATGGAGAATCTAGAGGGAATCCTGGAAAAAGGGCAATTGAATTTTGTGTCAGGGATGAAGCTGAAGAGGTGAAATATGCAATTGGAAGGGAGATAACTGAGGGTTCAAATACAGAAGCAGAGGTAGTAGAAATTGTTGAGGCTTTAAGGCTATGTAGAGCACACAATTATACACATATATGGCTCCAAACTGATTCGATGTTACTGAAGAATATAATTGAGGGATCTTGAAAGCCACCTTAGTGTATTGTAGAGTATGTTGAGGAGGTTATGAAACTGATGGAAGGGTGCAATATCAAGGTGTCACACATTTACATAGAGGGAAACAAACTGGCTAACCACCTTGCAAACTACGCTCTTGATGTTGGTACGATTGAGTGTCATGAATTTTGGCATCTAGATCCCCAAGGCAGAAGAATAGTGAATGAAGAAAAATTGCAATATCCTTATCTAAGGGTAAAAGTTGCCAAATAACAAGGAGTAAGGAGGAAAGGTGTATTAGAGCGCTGGTGAATTCATCAGATCATCATATTCAAATCCATTTTGAGGAGTAGAATTTTGTGATCTTTTATACTACTAACCTTGGGTTCTTTTTTGCAAGAAATGTTACTGTATCCATGTCTTACTATGTGCTACAAATTCAAAGGGTAGTATTAGCATTTGATGCTCGGTCCCTTGCAGGAGTACTAACAGTAGGCACAAGCATGGAAGCATGGAAGATCTCAGAATACTGGGGTGTGAAATAGATTTATGGACCTTCAGTCATCCAAGGTTGGGTATTAACATCACACACCCTAGTATTATAACCCTTTAAACTTAGTTACTAAGAAGGGACAGCAAATACTGGAAATGCACGAGAATACTGCCCAGATTGTTGGTCGAGATAGTCATGTATGACCTGGGCCTTTGGCATTAAACTATGGGAATAATGGATGCATTGTGGACCAAAATCTCAATGCATTTCAGTAATACTACATCCCAGAAATGGTGCCAACCAATGGTTACAACTGATTACTGATGGAAATCACATTATTACCTCTACAAACAGTGCATGATCACCTATATACACAAGTGCTAGAAAGTAGAAACAGGAAGGACTGCGTGTAGCTATATCATATTTTTTTACAATGCAATTACTTTTCTGGATTCTAGACATCAAGAAGTAGAAGTAGATGGGTGTGTTTGGTCGATAAAATGTAACATTATGCAAGGACGAGCAGTGGCACTCCAAGGATACGATAAGGCAAGGGTGAGGATTTTTGTGGATACCACACACATTGGTGATGATCATATGAGACTCATAATTGCAACTGATGTTTTAAATATGAAAAGAATGGTCTCATATTTGCATTCAATTTCAGCTATACAACAAGAAGCTGGAGAAAAAGGCAACGAGACATCCTTAAATCTGGGCAGCAAGGGTGGTATTATATCATGGCTAGTTAATACATCATGGCttagtttctttttttataaGACATTATGTACTATCATTGTTGAGCACATTGCTCAACTTTGATAATAGGAGCTATGTTCTTGACAAATTCTATTGCTTTCATCTTGTAAGATCTCCTGacatttgtctttatttttagttataaatataaaaactagccctaggcacaCTGCCTAATggatttacaaaaaaaaaaaacacgaaAAGGTGAGTATGAAATTAAAGTCTACTCATCATCAATTTATAATTAGTTCACATAATATGTATcagttgttctgtgaataattccaaaggccagggcatcccCCTTTAGAACTCTTTcttacaccacgacttgtggtcgaaatccttccaatctcgtgactgttgctaccttctattatgcagcatgtacgactctgCAAGAGAAGATGCTTTCCATTAAATAATTATCCCAATATAATTGGAAGCAAAAGCAATATGCCCCAACATATCAAAACTTAATTTCTCATGTTCAAACTATTTGAATACAAACATTAGTCTCAACTTCATTATAACATGACACACATAACTTTATAAACTGAATTATTTTCTAGTTTCAACATAGCTTTGGGTTTGCAAATAATTCACACGTTGTTTAATATAACCCCTACTTTTTTTATATATCTACACATGGCTTCAAATCCATTCTATTATGCTAGAAGCTACATAAGAGCACAAATTACTACTAATATATACAACTCACATGGTAATAGCCTTGATCTTCGAGAGATCTAACTCTATCCCTTTCGTGCCAACGATGAAACCCAAAAATTTTTCTGTGcgaactccgaatgcacattttgcagggttcagcttcaaattgtaccttcgcAATCGTtcgaagaatttcctcaggtCACTTAAATGATTCCACTCTTTCGTGACTTGATGTTGATGTTATCCATGTAAACTTCAATCTCCTTGTGGATTATGTCATAGAAAAtagtcgtcattgccctcatataagtggcaCCGGCATTCATGAGGCCTAATGACATGACCCTATAATAGTAAATTCCCCATGGTGTggtgaatgttgtcttttctgcatcttcttcttgcatcaagatctgatgataaccggCAAAACAATCCATGAATGATTGTAGATCGTACTTCGCATAATTGTCAATGAGGATGTGGATATTGGTCAGAGgaaagtcatccttgggacttgctttgttgagatctaAATAATCCACATATATCCTAATCTTCCTGGACTTCTTAGGAACCCGTACTATGTTGGCCAACCAAGTGGGGTAGTTCGTGACCCTTACCATATTCGCCTTTATTTGCTTGGtgactttttcttttattctcatACTCaaatcaggcttgaattttctgagtttctgcttgactggtgGTTTGGCAGGATCAGTAGGCGGTCGATGTGAAACAATGTACACACTCAACCCaagcatgtcatcatatgaccaagcgaatatgtcAATGTATTGTTGGAGTTGCATTatcaattctttcttctattctACATCCAAGTGGATGCTGATTCGGGTCTCTTTTACATCTTCTTTATTTCCCAGGTTGATCACTTCTGTCTCCTCCAGGTTGGTCTTCTTCTAGCTTTCTAACTTTTCAATCTCCTGCGGTACATTCTCGAGCATCATACTTTTATCATATTCCTCGTAATCCGGCTCGTTTTTTTCAAGGGTTTAGTTGCATATCACAATCGTAGAATGCTATTTTTATTAGTTTGATCACTAAAAAGAAAAGGCGAGAATAAATGAAAAAGACAAGTTTGTGTAATACTTTAGGAAGAATAAAAAAGAATTTCATTGAAAGGAACGTCTTAGCGTTCAAAGAGGCGGTTTATCAAAAATGCATCGGCATGATTCAATCGTCAATTAATCATGCAATTTAAAAAATTACTACAATTCTACACTACCACGACTCCCGGCGAACTAGAAATAGGTTGGCAGTCCAGTTTCGTAAAGTCTCTCCTGGTTTGGCATCACTTATGGTCGGTGTCTTGATGTCAGCTTCGCTGCAGCACCCTTATATTATTTTCATGAACAACCTTCTGATCCCGTCGATGATTTCTTCCTCTTGCATTGAGCTCGGACTCAGACTCGGAACATGCTATGGCACAAAATAATACTTCACGGGGTCACTGTTATGGCCTCCTCCAATTGCAGACTGGTATCCTAAGCCAGTAGTACCCTTTTGCTACTTTAGTTGGATTGGCTCGGTTATCCTATCTGATCTGGCCCCCAACCCGGATCCTGTTTTGTACCcgtattttatcatttttcagaTCACCAACCCTAAACTATATGGCAACATCGTGTTGTGGTTCCATTCATCTTTCTCCATTTCTATTGCTTGCATGATCTCAATGCATAAAAGGCGACCCCATCCAGCCCTTCTATAAAAGGAACCGCGCGCTCTAAATACGTTGTATGACTCCGT
This window encodes:
- the LOC142175228 gene encoding uncharacterized protein LOC142175228; its protein translation is MEFQQTFPILEVTHLSKIGSDHSPMLLKCDFEAPPVKKSFRFLNFWVKHDTFKDVIRENWHADFSANPFILLNFKLKKLKKALSTWSKETYGDIFQKIVSLEEVVMVHERQFEANPTQLNRERLQKVQAELIRYLALEEEFWRQKSGMTWFKDADRKIKFFHAQVNGLRKGLHLKRIQSRLGNWIVEEDQIAEEAVNFIKDQLYDTVAPNTFGIIDHIPILVDMEQNAKLISQPTREEVKQAVFGLNGESAGGPDGFTGAFYHSCWDIIGEDIMQWFWHSSVENNY
- the LOC142175229 gene encoding secreted RxLR effector protein 78-like, producing MISNLILEEQAGFVKGSIIVENVILTQEIITDIRLRTRAGPNVVIKHDMTKAYDRLSWLFLTKVLRKMEFCERFIGLVFDIVGNNWYSVLVNGQSHIFFKSSKGVKQGDSLSPTLFIIAVEALSRGLNALHLNPYFCAFGLPKWCPKNNDLAYAYKTIIFYIFTVGDRSLICI